A single genomic interval of Polaribacter vadi harbors:
- a CDS encoding type I restriction enzyme HsdR N-terminal domain-containing protein, producing MQKLNLPNYKFKLKSSENKTLIFDNFRKKYFVLTPEEWVRQHFVQFLIDEKKYPVSLIAIEKQLTINNRKKRTDILVFNTDGNPDIIVECKAPQIKITQATFDQIARYNLKLKANYLIVTNGLDHFYCKMDFEKETYIFLKEIPAYN from the coding sequence ATGCAAAAACTCAATCTACCCAACTATAAATTCAAACTCAAAAGTAGCGAAAATAAGACGCTTATTTTTGATAATTTTCGAAAAAAATATTTTGTTTTAACTCCAGAAGAATGGGTTCGTCAGCATTTTGTGCAGTTTTTAATTGATGAAAAAAAATATCCTGTTTCTTTAATCGCCATTGAAAAGCAATTAACAATCAACAACAGAAAAAAAAGAACTGATATTTTAGTTTTTAATACTGATGGAAATCCTGATATTATTGTAGAATGTAAAGCACCACAAATAAAAATTACTCAAGCTACTTTCGATCAAATTGCACGATACAATCTAAAACTAAAAGCCAATTATTTAATTGTTACCAATGGTTTAGATCATTTTTACTGCAAAATGGATTTTGAAAAAGAAACCTATATTTTCTTGAAAGAAATACCAGCTTATAATTAA